From Phalacrocorax carbo chromosome 25, bPhaCar2.1, whole genome shotgun sequence:
CTCCAGGTAACTGCCTCTCCCCACCGCGTGGCACTCGCGCCAACTTCCTAAATCTCTCTACACGTACAggaattaatttctctctcGACAcgccccccccttcctcccgcACTTAATCCACCCAGGAAGGCAGGGGTCTGGCTCCTGCCGGTGGGGCCCTGCCCGGGCGGACGCACAGCCCACACCCGCCACCGGGCTGGGCAAGGCCCGGGTCCAGCTCCCGGCGGTGGGACGGAGCCCGCTCACCGGCTgccgcccctcccgccccgctgGCTGCGGGTCCGGCACCGGCCACACgcgggacggacggacgggaCAGGCGACACCCACCGTTCTTGCGGAGCTCCTCCAGCACCACCTGGATGGACTCCAGCGGGAGCTTCCCTGGGCGGGGGTTAAGGAGGTGCTCGCCGACGGGGAGAAGGATTaaggggctgaggggggagCACGGGGTgcaccggggggggggtgggggggggggagaagcaCGGGGTGCACCGGGGGGGCCCAAAGGATACGCTGTAGGCGGCGGTTGGCGAAGAGCGGGCTGTCCTGGGCCTCCCTCACCGTCATGGCGGGCAGCCGGTGCCGCTGGCTGTAGGCGAGCGCCAGCGCGCACCAGGCCGAGAGCTGCTTCTGCCGCGTCTCTCCGTTGGGCTGCAGCCTGCGGGGCTCCGCTCAGCGCCGGGGGGCTccgccgcgcccggccccagcccagcccagcccgccccggcctcagccccgctcccccagGCCCCGCAACCCCCGCTCCCGGttccccggcccggccccggcctcagccccgctcccccggccctgTCCCACGCTCACGTGAAGAAGGGCGGGAAGCTGTACTGCCAGGGCCACGCGAAACTCATCGCCGCCGCCGgaaccgccgccgccgccaccttccggcccgccccgctccgcttCCGGCCCGCCCCGAGGAGCCCCGCCCACCCCCGGGGACCCGCCCCCTACACCGACCCGCCCCCTACATCgacccgcccccgccgcggAGCCCCGCCCCACCCTCACgaagccccgcccccccagccccgccccgccaggacggcggcggcccggccctCTGCCCGTGCCCGGTGCCCGGTGCCCCGCCGGGCGCGTTCCCGCGGAGGGGCGGTGCTGGCGGCGGGAGCGGGTCCGGCCTCGGGGGCTGCGGCGGAAGAAACAGCGCCACGCGTGGGGGAAGAAGCGTTTAATTCCCAGCCGTGGGGCCGGCGGTTAGGCGGGGGGCGGGGACGGGCACCGTGTGCCGGTAACCTCGGGAGGCCCCCCCGGGggcggtgccccccagggctgcTTGAGCGGCCGGTGGCCCCGcagccgggcggggggagggaagcGTGGGGCAGCGCCCGGGCGCAGGACCCGCAGGGCCACCGCTGCCCGCCGTGTGCCCGCCGTGGGGCGGCGAGGCGGGGCGGCCGGCCGTCGGCTGCGGGTGCCCGGGCAGCGGCGCTAGGGCTGGGCCTTGCCGTCCTTGCTGCGCCAGATGACCAGGGTGACCAGGAAGGGGATGAGGCAGATGGGGGCAATGATCATGGCCAGCAGCACGTCCTCGGGTGGGTCAAAGTAGACCTGGTGCTCCAGGGTGCAGTTGTGGAAGTAGCGGTGGTGGCTCTGGAAGATGTACTGCTCCGCCAGCGCGTTGGGGTAGCCGTAGCGCAGGTGGTCGGCCCAGTTCTCCAGGCAGGACTGCAGCAAGCTGTAGGGCCTGGGGAGACAGCcacagggtgctgggaggggacagggacgtGCGGGGGTGCGGGGTGGCTGCGGGACACCGACAACATGGACCCCTCGGGTGGcccaaccccccccagcccaacaGCACCCCTCCGGACCACCCAAGGCttgcccagcaccctgctgcctgCGCCAGCCATCCCCACGCAGGCAGGAGCGGGAAGGTGGTCCTGGGTTCCTCGTGCCGGGAGCTGGTGGCCTGTGAGCGCAGCCGGGGGGCTCTGCCCTCCTCGAAGACTTCCAGCTGCCTCAGGAGCTGCTCCACTCGTGTGGCCGTGGGGTCGGAGGGGCCGCAGGCAGTGCCCCCACCGAAGGGTCCTCATGTGTGGGTTCCCTGGCCGGGGACGTCCCCGGAGCCAGTCAGAGCCCctgccccccgcacccccgcagCGCTGCCCAGGAGGGCTGTCTGGCCATCCCGTACCTGCTGATGACTTTCCACTCGCACAGCTCCGACACCGTCACGTTCCTCATCAGGTCGACGAACAACTCCCAGCACTTCTGTGTGATGTTGCTGTACGTCTCCTCTGCAGGGGGAAGGCGCTGAGTGCGGGCAGCACACCCCTGCCAGAGCCTGTGGCTGCCGGGGGGTGACACCCAGCACCCAGACCCGTGCCCAGGCCGGCAGGGAGGATGCAGGCACGGTGCAGGGCCGGACCCCGCAGCAGCCACGGGGCAATGCTCAGGAGTACAGCAGGagggcaggctgctgctggctgcccccACTGTGGCCGGCACCAGTGAGGGCTCCGCAGCACAGCCCGGCTATTTTGGGTACAGAGAACATGCGGCCAGGGGAAAGAGGGGGTCACCCTGCAGTGCAgagccagccccagccagggcaCCGACGGCCCTGCAGCGCTGCCCAGCTCTCGCCGAGCCCCAGCACTCACCCACGAGCTGGGCTGTCCAGTTCAACAGGGCCATGGGTGGACTCGTCCTGGCATCCTGGCCAAAACCCTCCACCTCAgcgcccacgtggcagagcccGGTCCCCAGGAGCGCTGCGGAGCAGAGGGGACAGGGTGAGCAGGGGACAGGTGCCGGCAGGGCCCCCATGCAcaggggctgccccagcagagGGTGGGGTCTGCAGGAGGGAAATGGTTTTGGGTGTCCCTtgggggctgctggagccagcGGTCAGGGTGCAGGGAGCCCCCTGTATGGGcagggggtgtggggagggggccaGCCAggatgcaggcagctgcccaagGGATCACAGGGGCTGCGTGGGGGCTGTGGGCCCTGGGCCGTGGGTCACAGCGTGGGGGTGAGCCATGCCCCCCCCACCCGTGGGGAGCCAGCACAGGGGCCGCCCCATCTCCCCGGGTGGCTGCACTGCAGCCggacagggctggggcaggaagaGGAAGCGCTCGCTGCGGCGCAGCACTGCCAGAGAGACCCTCCGCCCGCCATCTGCCCcacacccagcacagcccgtcatgggtgtggggtgtgtgctTCCTCCACCCCGCCAGCCGCTGGCCCGCCGCCTGGCCCACCGAAGCCCCATGGCCCAAGGAAACCACCCCATCCATCTTCTGCCCTCGGCCACGATGCCAGTCGTGTGGTGAACCACCCTGGGGGGCCCTGCCTGGGCCTCTCACGCAGGGCTCCAGCACGGCCAGGCACTGGCCACAGAGCACTCCCCAGCTGGCACGGTGGCTGCGCCGAgggcagcctgccctgccccagacCCTCTCTGTCCCAGCCCGGGGCTTCGCAGGGCTCCCCAGCCGTTCTCGTGGGTCATTTGCAGAGAGATGGAGGATGAGCCCAGTGGGGGATGCCCCGCAGTGCTCGGTGCCCGCCTGCCACCGGCCCCTGGCCACGCAGGCGACGGCCTCCCCAGCCGCCCTCGGCGCTGCCAGGCTGGCCCCATGCCGGCGTGGTCGTTGGGCCGGGTTAAGACGAGACCCCAGCCCTGGGGCCCCACGCGCGGGAGGGCGGCCGCGTGCAGGGTGGTGCGAGGTGCGGAGCTTCCCGCGGTCGGCAGCCACGGCCCCCAGGCCGCCTCCCGCACACTTaccccagagcagcaggagccctCGGGAGAGCCGGCCGGAGCCCATCTGCGCGCACGGTGCCATCCTGCAAAAGCCTGCCGGCTAACGACTAGGACAAGTATTTCAATGGAAATAACAGGAAGCAACTCCTTTCCTCTGACAGGGGCAGTTTGACTACAGGAGACGTGTGAAAAATGAGATTGCTCAGCACTGCTTTAAAGCGGCTCTCCCGGCGGGACCCTGCTGCTGCGCAGCGCGGTGCCGGCCCCCGCGGGCATCGCTCCCGCGCCCTGGTGCCCGGGCAGCCCACACCTCACACTGCAGTCCAGAGGCTCTGCTCCCCGCACAGCACGTCCAGTTTTACGAGGCCGCTATTTGTTTACTTGTGTATTTCTCTTTAATCCTGTCTGGGCTGGGTTGTGAAATCCCTCGTCTCCTGCGTGGAGGGCAGGCAGCCCGGCAGCCGGAGGGAGTGGACGGGAAAGCGTAATGTCCCCGGACAGGCACTGCCGCCTGGGTgtgggggtggcggggggccCATGGCCCCGACACCGTGGCTTCAGGCTCACCCGGGCACCTGCCCCACAGACAGCATCgctggggcagccctggcccctgcctgcagccggGGAGGGAAAGGCAGTGGCACGACCTGCTCATAGGCACGAGGCCgatgcaggcagggagcgggggAGAGGGCAGAGACTTGGCCAATGCTGCCAGTCCTTGGCCCTGACGCCTTCCTCCCGCACCACCCAGCCTGGCGCCTGCCTGGCTCTGCCGGAGCCCCTCGCTCCTGGCACAGCTCCCACCTGCAGGGCTCACATCCCCCACCGAGCAGCACGACCGAAGACAACCCCAGCCCTGCGGGTCTGCCGCAT
This genomic window contains:
- the RAMP2 gene encoding receptor activity-modifying protein 2; the encoded protein is MAPCAQMGSGRLSRGLLLLWALLGTGLCHVGAEVEGFGQDARTSPPMALLNWTAQLVEETYSNITQKCWELFVDLMRNVTVSELCEWKVISRPYSLLQSCLENWADHLRYGYPNALAEQYIFQSHHRYFHNCTLEHQVYFDPPEDVLLAMIIAPICLIPFLVTLVIWRSKDGKAQP